The Kitasatospora paranensis genome has a window encoding:
- a CDS encoding response regulator transcription factor, with product MRVVIAEDSVLLREGLTRLLTDRGLEVVAGVGDGEALLKAVHDLVEAGSAPDVVVADVRMPPTHTDEGVRACVTLRGLHPGIGVLVLSQYVEEQYAGELLAGSTRGVGYLLKDRVAEVREFVDAVVRVAGGGTALDPEVVQQLLSRSRRGDVLEGLTPREREVLGLMAEGRTNSAIARQLVVSDGAVEKHVSNIFTKLGLAQSQEDHRRVLAVLTYLES from the coding sequence CTGCGTGTCGTCATCGCCGAGGACTCCGTCCTGCTCCGCGAGGGGCTGACCCGGCTGCTCACCGACCGCGGGCTGGAGGTGGTCGCGGGCGTCGGCGACGGCGAGGCCCTGCTGAAGGCCGTCCACGACCTCGTCGAGGCCGGCAGCGCGCCGGACGTGGTCGTCGCCGACGTGCGGATGCCGCCCACCCACACCGACGAGGGCGTACGGGCCTGCGTGACGCTCCGCGGCCTGCACCCCGGCATCGGCGTGCTGGTGCTGTCGCAGTACGTGGAGGAGCAGTACGCCGGGGAGCTGCTGGCGGGCTCCACCCGCGGCGTCGGCTACCTGCTGAAGGACCGGGTGGCCGAGGTCCGCGAATTCGTGGACGCGGTCGTCCGGGTCGCCGGCGGCGGCACCGCGCTGGACCCGGAGGTCGTGCAGCAGCTGCTCAGCCGCAGCCGGCGCGGCGACGTCCTGGAGGGGCTCACCCCGCGCGAGCGCGAGGTGCTGGGCCTCATGGCCGAGGGCCGCACCAACTCGGCGATCGCCCGGCAGCTGGTGGTCTCCGACGGCGCGGTGGAGAAGCACGTCAGCAACATCTTCACCAAGCTGGGCCTGGCGCAGAGCCAGGAGGACCACCGTCGGGTGCTCGCCGTCCTCACCTATCTGGAGTCGTAG
- a CDS encoding polyprenyl synthetase family protein — translation MTVVGPFGLSVQDRDLTRDVQAGMDAVEAALVETVKSEVPFITVTASHLIEAGGKRFRPLLVMLAAQFGDPYAPGVVPAAVVVELTHLATLYHDDVMDEAPVRRGAASANSRWDNSVAILTGDFLFSRASQVLADLGPEAVRIQADAFERLVTGQILETAGPRPSEDPLQHYLDVIAGKTGSLVAVSCRFGALMAGAEPRVVDLLTQYGERMGTAFQLADDVLDIASDSHESGKTPGTDLREGVPTLPVLLLRQTPVDEDDPADLRLRELLAGDLAEDDEAHAEALRLLRRHPALERARRETLRYAEEARALLEPLPDCPAKAALQGLCDAVAIRTM, via the coding sequence GTGACCGTCGTGGGGCCCTTCGGGCTGAGCGTGCAGGACCGCGATCTGACCCGCGACGTCCAGGCCGGTATGGACGCCGTGGAAGCGGCGCTGGTCGAGACGGTGAAGAGCGAGGTTCCGTTCATCACCGTGACCGCCAGCCACCTGATCGAGGCCGGCGGCAAGCGCTTCCGCCCGTTGCTGGTCATGCTCGCCGCCCAGTTCGGTGACCCGTACGCGCCCGGCGTGGTGCCCGCCGCCGTCGTCGTCGAGCTCACCCACCTCGCCACCCTGTACCACGACGACGTGATGGACGAGGCCCCGGTGCGCCGCGGCGCCGCCAGCGCCAACTCCCGCTGGGACAACTCGGTCGCCATCCTCACCGGCGACTTCCTCTTCTCCCGCGCCTCGCAGGTCCTCGCCGACCTCGGCCCGGAGGCCGTCCGCATCCAGGCCGACGCGTTCGAGCGCCTGGTGACCGGCCAGATCCTGGAGACCGCCGGACCGCGCCCCTCCGAGGACCCGCTCCAGCACTACCTGGACGTCATCGCCGGCAAGACCGGCTCGCTGGTCGCCGTCTCCTGTCGCTTCGGCGCGCTGATGGCCGGCGCCGAGCCGCGCGTCGTCGACCTCCTCACCCAGTACGGCGAGCGCATGGGCACCGCCTTCCAGCTCGCCGACGACGTCCTCGACATCGCCAGCGACAGCCACGAGTCCGGCAAGACCCCCGGCACCGACCTGCGCGAGGGCGTCCCCACGCTGCCCGTGCTGCTGCTCCGGCAGACCCCGGTGGACGAGGACGACCCGGCCGACCTGCGGCTGCGCGAGCTCCTCGCCGGCGACCTCGCCGAGGACGACGAGGCGCACGCCGAGGCCCTGCGCCTGCTGCGCCGGCACCCGGCCCTGGAGCGCGCCCGCCGCGAGACGCTCCGCTACGCGGAGGAGGCCCGGGCGCTGCTGGAGCCGCTGCCGGACTGCCCGGCGAAGGCGGCCCTGCAGGGGCTGTGCGACGCGGTGGCCATCCGCACCATGTGA